A region of the Hydra vulgaris chromosome 12, alternate assembly HydraT2T_AEP genome:
aaacattagagattaaaaacaatgaacttaaaaaaacgctttttagatttattaatgtaaaacaccagcgtaaatattttattatttctataaacaTACCAGGTATTTATTTctcacaaaaaatttataaattaaaatgcattaaagtcactttaaaattattcaatgaactatatatttgacaaatttataacaaattttacaaaatgacACATGCACAgacattctttaaaaattgatgGTCTGCAAGTATAATCaaagtttgtgtttttaattcaagaaaTCAGTGATCATAAGCAATATCACAATGTCTAAGCAGAAAAAAAGCATAACCACGTTTTTGAACAGGTATCATcaggccttttttttttaggttggcaAATGAATTTACATAACAACCGTCTAAATAAGATGTTTCAAAACATTCaggaaataacttttaaactgaATGAGGATTTAGAGCCTTGCATTTTACAATATCTACCAAAACctcttttactaaaaataaacccTTTGTCTTGAATGAAATAAACTCTGTCTCGTAGATTTAATGTGATCTTTTTATTTACCACTTGGACAGAAATTTCTTTACCATTCCTTTCTCTAAGAAAAATATCCAACTTTTTTCTCTCATCTAGTTGATTCACTATTTGGGCAACAGTCTGATGTGATTTTCgcaccatttttttaattcaacccaaaaagttttcaaaaggAGGAGCTGATAGATGATCAAGACTCTCCCTGAAGTTAACACAATCATCAGCTAAATGAATCATGCTATGAACATTGTATGCTACAAAGATCTCCCCATACAAAATTTGCACTTCTCTAACAAACCATATAAACAACTGTTTAGTATATGCCACAAACAATTCATTTTTCACCATTTTATCAGAAAGCAGTATGTGCATAGCAATTGAAAGAGAAATAAATAAGTCAtagttagttttatttatttttcctttttaaaacaACAGGTCCAGCATAAAGCAGAAAGAATCGAAACTCTGTTGCTTTTCCATTTCTCAAGTTCATTTAAAGAGCGTGGTCTTGAAATGTTGATGTTGAAAATTGGATGGTGTATAACTTCGCAAATTTATGAGTTCATTTGAAATACTGTCTTTAACAGATTGATTTATTCTAATAGATTGGGCACCTTTGCACCAGTTTATTAGAAGTTTTTTAACTACCCCAAGAAATATAAGGTGCATATAGTTCAATGGGAATCCAGTTACCATTGGGAAATTTAACTGAACAAGCGGAGAAAGACTCTTAAGTTGATGACCTTCttctttatacaaattatttttaaaagccaTGTCAGTACAAAGTAAAGCAGTTGTTTCCAATAATCTTACACCACGTTTTTGTTTGCCAACTGCCATATATCTTTCACAGCTGTGGTAGCCACTATGCCCTATAATGCATTTAACAAATGCTCTTGCAGCCACATCAGAAACAAAAGCTTTAATAGTCACCTGCAGCTGTTTATACCCATTAGTTtgcaattttttcatttcaagAATAAAATCTTCAAAGTTCTCATCCAAATTGTTTGGTTTTTCCTGACCATACCAAATTGCAACAGCATTTGATCCTTTTCTGTGAGTTGTAATTAGTATAGGCCAAATGGAAGTCTTTTTACTATTGTACATAGGTGCACCATCAATACTTACAATTAGATCAAGCTTTTCCTTATTTCCAACTgttgatatataataatcaattgcACTTTCAACTCCAAGATATATATAATCACTTCCACTGACATacaaaacattaactttttgaaGAGATTTTTGTAATGTCTGCCTGCATTTTGGTGTAGAtggagtaaatttatttaagtgaaATAAAAGTGCATTTAAAGCATCATCTTTTATACAGTATTTTAATGAccacttatataaaaaatctcttgTTGAAGTTAGAGTATCAATACTACTGTATAAACTATTTTCAACTGCAATGTCGTCAACATCACCATAATTAGATTCAACtttacttaaacaaaatttattttcaggcaaagtcattaaaaacatcaatatatCGCTGTGCACATCTCCAGAAActtcaaaaatcttttgaatGTCTGAATCTAGATAAACACAATTCCCTCTACCAATAATATTGCACTCTTCCAGAagatattttattctttttttagcaTCTCgtttttctttcataaattcTCTCATGAATAGGCTTCTGTCACATTTaggcattaatatttttattttattacatcataaaagaaaaaaataaacgaattattattcttatacagaaaaaaccaatttaaattGCATATTGTACTATATGATTTAAGTTTGCAGTCAGAATTTATCAGACAAATACTTGCAGTCATAAACATTACTAATTTGCTATGATAATAgtaatgttattataataagCATTAATAAGCCAAATTGCTGCTAAGTCGTGACTTTTTcatgttaaattgttaaaatacttatattacGATGTTCTATTATCCTCAAATAGTTAAAGAGCTACCCTAACTTCATTAGGATAATCTTTATTCAAGAACtgaaaatataattacttaataaaatatatatttttcaataaagtttatattcattTCATACcgttatataattaaaatttgaacaaactTTGCATTACcaccaaaaataacaaaaaaatcccAGCATAACATGCTGTTTGCTCAGCAAATTACTGTTAGTAAACGGctcaataaatttgttttttgtcaaCAGAAATTCAACGACTGATCAGTGTTGGTAAACAAACGTTGATTTGCTGTTAATAACATTGCCGTTGCTACAACATCCATTTATAGTTGATCGCCGTTGATCGCTCATGTCAACGCAAAATCAACGTTGATCAACATCAAATCAACGCTTCATTTTTTTAGAGGGTACTGCTG
Encoded here:
- the LOC136088979 gene encoding uncharacterized protein LOC136088979 isoform X1 gives rise to the protein MPKCDRSLFMREFMKEKRDAKKRIKYLLEECNIIGRGNCVYLDSDIQKIFEVSGDVHSDILMFLMTLPENKFCLSKVESNYGDVDDIAVENSLYSSIDTLTSTRDFLYKWSLKYCIKDDALNALLFHLNKFTPSTPKCRQTLQKSLQKVNVLYVSGSDYIYLGVESAIDYYISTVGNKEKLDLIVSIDGAPMYNSKKTSIWPILITTHRKGSNAVAIWYGQEKPNNLDENFEDFILEMKKLQTNGYKQLQVTIKAFVSDVAARAFVKCIIGHSGYHSCERYMAVGKQKRGVRLLETTALLCTDMAFKNNLYKEEGHQLKSLSPLVQLNFPMVTGFPLNYMHLIFLGVVKKLLINWCKGAQSIRINQSVKDSISNELINLRSYTPSNFQHQHFKTTLFK